The region TAATCGCTATCCTTATTACTGCAGTGATGGTTTATCTATTTTCTAAATCCTTAATGCTTACTGTGTTACCACTTGTGTGTAGTTTAATGGCGGTATTTTGGCAGTTAGGGCTATTAACCGTTGTAGGGTTTGGCTTAGATCCGATGTCAATCCTAGTACCGTTTCTGGTGTTTGCCATTGGTGTGAGTCATGGCGTACAGATGATCAACGCTGTTAGACGTCGGGTGGGCGATGGTCAATCGACAAAAGCCGCTTCCGCTTCCGCGTTTCGTAGCTTACTAGTACCCGGTGGTGTGGCATTACTATCTGATACTGTCGGCTTTTTAACCTTGCTGGCCATTGACATTGGTATTATCCGTGAACTTGCTATATCTGCATCATTAGGCGTTGCAGTTATTATTCTTACCAACTTGATTCTTCTGCCATTAGTTATCTCTTATACAACCATTAAACCTGTAAAAGAGAACAAAGCGCAAAAAGAAAAAATTGAAGGGATTTGGCGCAGTTTATCTAAATTTGCGACCCCGAAATATGCAACGATTGTTTTGATATGTACGGCGGTTTTATATGTATTTGGCTTCCAGCAAGCCAGCAACATTAAAATTGGCGACTTACAAGGCGGGGCACCAGCATTACACCTTGATTCACGTTACAACCAAGATACGTTTTATATCACTGATAATTATTCAATTACCACTGATTACATGACGGTCATTGTAGAAGCGACACCTGAAGCATGTACTTATCATTCTATATTAACTGAGATTGACCAGTTTGAATGGATGGTATCGAACACACCTGGTGTTGAGTCAACAGCCAGTTTAGCGTCAGTGGCTAAACGGGTAAATGCCGGCTTTAACGAAGGTAATCCTAAGTGGCAAATTTTGCCAAGAACAACGGCGAGTTTGGTTCAGGCTGTTGGACGTGTACCAACAACGTCAGGATTGCTGAATGGTAATTGTTCTGTGATGCCAGTGTTCTTGTTCTTGAAAGATCATAAAGCTGAAACGATTGAAGTTGTTACTGCAAAAATTAAAGAAGTAGCAGCAAAGCTTAATACTGACACCTTGCAATTTAAATTAGCATCGGGTCCAGTTGGTGTTATGGCAGCAACTAATGAGGCAGTAAGCGAAGCCCAGCTTCCTATGATGATTTACGTTTACGGTGCTGTGTTTATTTTATGCTTAATTAGTTTTAGATCGCTTAAAGCTACCGTTGCGGTAATTGTACCTCTTTATGTGGTATCGACCTTAGCACAAGCATTAATGACTTGGCTTGATATCGGGCTTGCAGTGAGTACATTGCCGGTTATCGCATTAGGTGTTGGTATTGGTGTCGACTATGGGATTTATATCTTGTCGACCATGTCTGGAAAATTAAGTAATGGTATGCCGGTGCAACAAGCTTACTTCGAAGCGCTAATCGAACGAGGCAGTGCAGTTATCTTTACTGGGCTTACTTTAGCCATTGGTGTCAGCACTTGGTTCTT is a window of Shewanella donghaensis DNA encoding:
- a CDS encoding efflux RND transporter permease subunit; this encodes MLEKLVNGFETHLFRNRMWVILSFILITFFLGYQASQLKMDAAFSKNIPLNHEYMKTYTKHQKDFGGANRIMVSVEDTSGDIFNPEYFETLKNVHDQLFFIPGVERSQVTSLYSPSTRFTEVVEDGFAGGPVIPADFRNDDYGLGVVRDNIEKAGIVGRLVANDYSSAMLTAQLMDFVAKTDEEMAESEGAEKDVTTKPLNTIQFAQQLENELRAKYETDTIKIHIIGFAKMAGDVAEGAKGVLLFFLIAILITAVMVYLFSKSLMLTVLPLVCSLMAVFWQLGLLTVVGFGLDPMSILVPFLVFAIGVSHGVQMINAVRRRVGDGQSTKAASASAFRSLLVPGGVALLSDTVGFLTLLAIDIGIIRELAISASLGVAVIILTNLILLPLVISYTTIKPVKENKAQKEKIEGIWRSLSKFATPKYATIVLICTAVLYVFGFQQASNIKIGDLQGGAPALHLDSRYNQDTFYITDNYSITTDYMTVIVEATPEACTYHSILTEIDQFEWMVSNTPGVESTASLASVAKRVNAGFNEGNPKWQILPRTTASLVQAVGRVPTTSGLLNGNCSVMPVFLFLKDHKAETIEVVTAKIKEVAAKLNTDTLQFKLASGPVGVMAATNEAVSEAQLPMMIYVYGAVFILCLISFRSLKATVAVIVPLYVVSTLAQALMTWLDIGLAVSTLPVIALGVGIGVDYGIYILSTMSGKLSNGMPVQQAYFEALIERGSAVIFTGLTLAIGVSTWFFSALKFQMDMGILLTFMFLVNMLGAIIILPALSAIFWRKPK